GCTGGCAGTGCGGCCACAGCAGAAAGCATGTTGGGCCCGTTAGGTGATATAAACAGGAGAGACAGCAGTTGTAAGGGTTAGGTATAAGCAGGGCTCTCCACATCTGTCTGTATGCTTTCCAGAGCGGTGGTTTGCCACTCATCTCCATTAATGAGAACCGGGTAAAGGGTAACTTCCGGACAGCAGATGAGTTCTTCCCGCCAGCGGGCATCGGTCATTCTTAACAGTCCTGTGCCAAATTGCTCTGTCTGCTCACAGTACAGCCATTCTCCTTGACTGTTTTGGACCAACCGCTCAACTTCACGCTGCCCCTTTGTTTGTTGCCAAAAAGCAATAACGTAATCTTCTCTGTGATGACGGGAGGGTTGATGCTTTTCCGCTCCATTTTTTTGCTCTGTCCCATTTGAGTCAAGGGCTGGCGCAGGGACTTCAGAGGATGCAAATCGCCCGGGATGGGCTGGAAAACAACCGGTTTTAAACTGCTGATGGCCGAAGACAAAGTCTTCAATCATGGCACTCGCAGTTGGATGTTTGCCTGCCCCAGGGCCTTGAAAGACCAACTGGCCGACCGTATCACCTGTGACCATGACAGCATTGGTCACTCCATTCACTTGGGCCAAAGGATGGCCAGCAGGCAAGAAGACAGGCTCAACGCGCCCTTCCACTCCTGTGGCCGTCCTGAACAGGGAGGCAGTCAGCTTGAGCGTCAGGCCGAACTTTTGGGCTGCCTTCAAGTGCCAAGCTTGGACCTCGCTGATCCCACGGCAGGTAAAGCTGGAGCTGTACTCCCAGCTCCCGGTTATCAGGTAAGCTAAAATTTGCAGCTTATATAAGGCATCCCATCCTTCCACATCGCTTGTGGGATCTGCTTCAGCATAACCTAATGCTTGTGCCTCATGCAAAACATCGCTGAAAGATTTTCCCTCCTGACTCATTTTGGTCAAAATATAGTTAGTGGTTCCGTTTAAGATGCCTTGAAGTTCTGAAATATGATTAAACTTTAAAGAATTTTTTAAAGCTGCCAAAATGGGAATACCGCCGGCCACACTGGCTTCATAGCTCAGCCAGGTGCCCGCTTGGCTGGCTATTTGATGCAATCGCTGTCCCCGCTTGGCGATCAATTCTTTGTTGGCTGAGATGACAGGAATGTGATGCTCCAAAAGATAGGAGACATAAAAGTAAGCGGGATCGACCCCCACAATAGCTTCAAAGACCACATCGGGTTTCCGGGCGATAAATGACTCAAAGTCGGTCACCAGCAGCTCCTGGGGGACATTTGGACGTTCCTTACGGCTGTCCTTGATGAGAATGCTGACCACTTCTACCTCCTCACCTAGCAGCCGTTTTAGCCTTTCTTTGCCGGTGGTAATGGCTTCATAAACACCGCTTCCCACCGTACCCAAGCCCAACAATCCGATTCGCAGCATCGGCCATTCTCCTTTCGTCTGCAATTTTTTTCTTTCAATCAAGGAACCTGTCTGCTCACACGCCACAACAATCTTAAATGAAAAACCCCCTTCCGCGAGGAAGGGGGAGAATATGCCCATTAGCATCCTTCCTCTTATCTCTCGAAGATGGAACCATCTTCGCAGGAATTGGCACCTTTCCAGCCTGAGCTGGCGGTTGCCGGGCTTCATCGGGCCAGTCCCTCCGCCTCTCTTGATAAGAGTGGTGACGTCACGCTATTCAGTTGAAAGGGGGTATAAGACTTGGCAATGCTTTTAAGTCTTGAAAATTATCTTAAGATATTCGCACTTGATTGTCAATGGTTCGCAATCACTGTTTTTCTTCTGACTGCTCTTTCTTCGGGGGATACAGTGTTTTTAAATCATCCTGAACCGTTTTTTCCCAGAGGGGGACACCCACGCGGTAAGCAGAACGGGAAATCATCAGTGCGGCCACGGGCGCTGTCAAAAACACAAACAGAATTGCTAATAAAATTTTTCCGCTGAAGATCCCGTGTTGCCACCAAAAGTAAAGGAAAGCGCTGAGCATGATACAGATCACCCCGAGGGTTGCGCTTTTGGTAGCGGCATGCAAGCGGCCATAGACATCTGGAAAGCGCATCAGTCCTACGGATCCTAATAAGCAAAAAAATCCGCCGATGAAGAGGAATATACTAATGACGATCTCGATCAAGATCAAGGACAGTCCCCCTTTCGATAAATTTAGCTAAAGCGATGGTTCCGATAAAGGCTAATATACCGATCACCAGGGCCACTTCGACATAGGCCAAGGTGTTTTGAACCATGATCAAAAGTCCCACAAAACCGATTAGGTTAATGCCAATGGTATCCAATGCCACCACTCTGTCAGCGGTGGTAGGTCCTTTCAGGACGCGCAGGAAACAAATGAGGATAGAAACTGACATCATGATCAAGACCAGCCATAACACGGCTGATAGCATCAGCGGGTCACCTCCAGAATGGCCCGTTCAAAGCCCTCTTTAATGTTTTTGACCGCTTCTTCTTTGTCTTTCATGTGAATAAAGTGGACATAGATGATGTCTCCCTCCTCGGAGAAAGCCATCGATAAGGTTCCGGGTGTCAGAGAGATCAAAGCGGCTAAAGTCGTCTTTTCCCAATCCGTCTTCAAGCTAGTGGGGACCGCCACAATACCAGGTGTAATGTTGAGCCTTGGACTCAGCACGATTTTGAGCATATCGATGTTAGCCAGGATCAACTCGTATATAAACAAAGCGATTAACTTCACCAGGGCCACGACACGCTCCATATAAAAGCGGGTTCCTAAAAAGCGGCGTAACACAAACAAGAGAACAATCCCCAAGACATAACCTAACGTAAATTGCACAAAAGTGAACTCATTCTGCAAAAACATCCATAATATGGCGATGCCAATGTTAATCACAATCTGAAAGGCCATAACAACCTACCCCTTATTTTGAAAATGAGAGGCTTCAGCGCCGCCGCGCTGAAGTGAAACAGCTACTGTCCAAGCACAGCCCGGATATAAACTGTTGGATCTAAAATCTGCTCAGCGACTTCCAAGGAGAAGCGGAAAATGGGCTCGGCCCCTAAACCAAGTCCGATCGTGAGTACAATCAGCGGGGCAATGGGCCACAGCAAACCGCTCACTCTGGTCCGTGCCTGCTCCTCAGAATGTTTTTGTTCACGCCAAAAGGCATACATAAATATTTTCATCATGGAGAACAAGGTGAGCAAGCCGACGACTAAGCTGACAAAGACGATAAACCAGCGGCCTTCTTCCAGACCCGCTAAAATTAAGGCAAATTTGCTGAAGAACCCACTCAATGGCGGAATGCCTGCTAGGGAAAGGGCCGCGACTAAAAACAGCCACCCCAGCCAGGGATGGGTTTTGAGCAGTCCCCCCATTTTATGCAAATCGGTGGTGCCCGTCACTTTTTGTGTCGCTCCGGCAAACAAGAATAATGCTGCTTTAACAATGATATGGTGGGCAATATAGTAAATGGCACCAGCTAAGGCCAAGGGGGTATAAATACCCAAGCCCATCACCATATAGCCTACCTGGCTGATGATGTGATAGGATAAAATGCGCTTAAAATCAAATTGGCTGACCGCCCCTAACACACCAAAGAACATAGTGGCACCGGCCAAAGCCAGAATAATATTGTGGGTAAAGGCCGGGTCATGGGTAAAGATGAGCGTAAACGTGCGAATGATCGCATAGATTCCTACTTTTGTTAACAATCCGCCGAACAAGGCAGCAATGGCCGCTGGTGGACCGAAATAGGAGCGGGGCAGCCAGAAATAAAGGGGAAAGAGTGCGCCCTTAATGGCAAAGACCAAAAGCAAGACAATGGCAATCACATTAAGAATTCCCTGTTGGTCTGCTTCGGCGACCCGCTCGGCAATATGGGCCATGTTCAGCGTACCTGTCACTCCGTACAGGTAAGCGATGCCAACGATAAACAGAATGGATGAGAAAATATTGATGGCCACATATTTAAACGATTCCCGCAGCTGATATTTGGTGCCGCCGAACACAATCAGGATATAGGAGGCAATCAGCATCACCTCAAAGAAAACGAACAGGTTAAAAAGATCTCCTGTTAAAAAGGCACCGTTGACCCCTGTTAACAAGAAAAAGTAGAAGGGATAGAAGTAAAACTTTTCGCGGTCAGGGTGAATGGTTTTAAAGGCAAAGAACAAACAGACAAAGCCAACAATAGCACACAAGATCACCATCATCGCGGCAAATAAATCGGCCACAAGCACGATACCAAAGGGAGCAGGCCAGTTGCCCAGCTCCAATGTTTGAATGCCTTCATGATAAACAACATAGGCCAGATAGATGGACACAGCCAGCAACATTGTTACCGCGACGGCGCTGATCACATGCTGAACTGTGCGGTGTTTGCTAAAGAAAATCAGCACCACACCAATGATAAACGGCAAAAGGATGGGTACAATGACTAAGTTATTCATCGGCAGATCCCCTTAACTGGTCTAAATTGTCGGTTTGATGTTCCTTATATGTCCGGTAGGCCAAAACCAGCAAAAATGCAGTCACGCCGAAACTGATTACAATCGCTGTCAAGATCAAGGCTTGGGGCAATGGATCAGTATAACTTAACGCATCTTCTCCCAAAAGGGGAGGGGCACCTGTCTTTAGTCTGGCCATGGTTAATAAAAGCAAGTGTGCGCCATGGGACATGAGGATAAGCCCCAACACAACCCTCAGGATACTTTTGGTTAAGATCAAATAAGTGCCAACCATAAACAGGACACCGACCAAAACGGACATTAGAAGTTCCATGCCTATCGATCCTCCCCGATGGTCAGAATAGACAACAACGTAATGCCTACAACGGTTAAGTAGATACCCACGTCAAACAGCACAGCTGTAGCCAGCTCCGTCTCTCCCAGGAAAGGAAGGTCAAAGTAGTCAAAAAACTGGGTGAGGAAGGGATAACCAAGCAGCATGCTGGCCACACCCGTTCCCAGTGACAACAATAAACCGATGGCGATCATCCAGGTGTAGTTAAACGGGATTATCTGTTTGATGGTCTTCAAGTCAAAACTGAGATATAACAATAACAGCGCGGCGGCCGTCATCAGTCCGCCGATAAATCCTCCGCCTGGATTGTGATGTCCAGCAAAGAAGAGATAGATGGAGAAGGAAAGAATGATAAAGACTACAACACGAGTAATGGTATAGAGCATGACATTGTTTACTCTCATACATCTTCCCTCCCCGTCATGCGCAGTTTAACCATGGTAACCACACCCAAGGCAGCTATGGCCAAAACAAGCACTTCCAGGACGGTATCAAGCCCCCGGAAGTCAACCAAAATCACGTTGACCATATTTTTTCCGCCCGCCAGGGTATAAGAATTTTCAATGAAATAAGTTGAAATCGGCTCGAAGTTAAGATGGTGACCCGCTGCCAGTGAACCAAAGGCAATCAGCGTAACGATAGCACCCACCGCAACTGAAATGATCACATTGGTCCATTTGAAGATCGGCTTGAATGATTCTTTACGCAGCTCTGGCAAATGATAGAAACAGAGCAAGAACAAGACCACCATCACTGTCTCCACCAACAATTGGGTGAGTGCCAAGTCAGGGGCACGGAACACAACAAAGAGTAATGCCAATAAGAAGCCAATGACACCAACAGCGATAATGGCCGTCAGGCGATGGTTGATAAAAGGTACACTTAAGGTGGATAAAATAAAGACAATGGCCAGGATCCACACGTAAGTTGAAATAGGTGCCACAGATTCCATATCAATCGCCAAAGCTTGGTAACGGTAAGTGGCATAACCCAAAAGCAAAATCATGAAGACAGACATATAGGCAAAATAATCTCGCAACAAGCCCGTCATTTGTACTCGGGTAATTGCGATCGAGCCCTTTATGAGGCCCACTAGAGCACTGTCATATATATGATTGAGGGGATCGGTTTGCCGCAGACGCTCGTAGATTGACTCCCCCTTAAACATGACACGGTACAGCACTGTTCCCGCAGCAACCACACCGATGGTCATCATCAGTTCCGCATTAAAGCCGTGCCACATATAAATATGGACACCAAAGTGGTCAATGGTTTCCAGCAGCATGGGTAAAATGGAAACCATGGCGGGTTTGAGTAAGGTGTGGGACAAAACGTTCGGGAAGAAGCCCAAAATAATAACCAACGAACCCAGAATGACCGGACTGACCAGCATGCCGACCGGTGCTTCGTGAGGTTTTTTATCCAGTTTTTCCGGCTGATATTTCCCGGTAAATGTTTTAAAGAGCAAGATCATGCTGTAGATAAAGGTAAACACACTGGCCACCCATGCAATGACAGGAAAAAGCAGTCCCCATGTTTCCATGTTGAAAATGTCTAATTGGGCAGCTCGGAGCACAGCTGTAAAAAACATCTCTTTACTCAGAAAGCCGTTAAAGGGGGGCAGGCCAGCCATAGATAAAGAGCCGACAACCGCTAAGGTGAAAGTGACCGGCATGAAAGTCATCAAACCGCCCAGCTTGCGAATATCACGTGTGCCTGTTTCGTGATCCACAATGCCGACCACCATGAACAAACAGCCCTTAAAGGTGGCATGGTTGATGAGATGAAAAACAGCGGTCAGGGTGGCAATTAAATACAGTTCAGACTCCGGTGAGCCATAGCCAAAGTGAACAGCACTGGAGCCAATGCCCAGCAAACACATGATCAGGCCCAACTGGCTGACCGTGGAGAAAGCCAGGATCGATTTTAGATCCGTTTGCTTAATGGCAGAATAAGAGCCCCAGATTAAGGTGAACAAACCAAATCCAGACACGATCCAGAACCATTCTGCTCCTCCGGCAAAAACAGGCGTCAGGCGAGCAACCAGGTAAATCCCTGCTTTGACCATGGTGGCCGAATGCAAATAAGCACTGACAGGCGTAGGGGCTTCCATGGCATCGGGAAGCCAGATATGAAAGGGAAATTGAGCAGATTTGGTAAACGCGCCCAACAAGACGAGCAGCATGGCAGGCAGAAAGAGGGCATGTCCAGCAATTACATCTGCCTGAGCGATCAGTTCACGAATGCTGAACGTTCCGGCCATCACGTACAGAAGTGAAAAGCCAGCCAGCATGGCGAAACCGCCAAAAACGGTGATTAACATTGATTTTTGGGCCCCATAACGGGATTTTTCCCGGTGGAACCAATAGCCGATCAAAAGAGATGAAGCCAAACTAGTCAATTCCCAGAACACGTACAACACAATTAAATTATCGGCCAAGACCACGCCCAGCATGGCGCCCATAAACATTAGCAGATAAACATAAAAGTTGTTTAATGCTTCCGTTTTTTTAGAAAGATAATAGATCGAGTATAAGACGACCAGGGCGCCAATTCCTGTAATCAAGAGAGCAAAGAGGAGCCCTAACCCGTCTACATAAACAGTAAAGTTGATCCCCAGTGACGGCACCCAGGCCATTGTTTCCATAATGGACTCTCCGTTAGCAACCGACGGCAAAAATTGAATAAGATACGCAAAAAGGAGAACAGGCAAAAGCAGAACAAACCAGCCTGTATGAATCTGACGCAAGTATCTGTATAAGAAAGGCACAACGATGGCCATCAAAAAAGGTGCCAATACGGCGAGATGCAGCAAGGTCAATGATGATACCTCCTTTACCCTCTCCTAAATGATCCCCTCTGAAAAATCCCTTTAAATTATAGCGTAAAATTTTTGCCCTTGCACCTTATGGTGTCTCATCAATTAAAATTTCACTCTTTTTTTGTGGTCTTATAAATAAGAAGGAAAACAGCAAAAAATTATTTGTTAAAATTTTGTGAACAAAAGGTGATAAACAGCTTTGAGGTATAAACTCTTTTTTTTTTTACCAAGATAAAAAAAGGAGTGTGGAGCAAAAATGTGGACAAAAGCTGGTGTTGCCTTAGGTATTTTCATCGTGCTTTTAAGTTCTGTCTGGTATTACGATCAGATCATTCTGCGTGACAAACATCCTTCCTTGCAGCTGATTAATGACCCTGATCAGGATGGCATTGAGATTCAGCAAATCAATCCTGAGCATTTATATTTGGAACCCATCATTGAGCCGTTTAAACCCCGGGAGTATATACGTATTTATGAACTGCCTTTACCTTAGCATCCTATATGGGATGCTTTTTTTGCTGACTAGAGAAGAAAAAGAAGCGAACACGGTCCAATATTTTGTTACAATATGGTATGATGGACTGGTTGGAGGTGACGTTGGTTGTTAAAGCAACTTCTGCCGGATTTGTATGTTCCCTCGGTGTATGATATTGACCTTGAAGCCTTAAAACAACGAGGGGTGAAAGGCATCATTACCGACTTGGATAATACCCTGATTGAATGGGATCGTCCCAGTGCCACCCCTGAGCTGGCCGAATGGCTCAAAAAGGTGGAGCATATGGGTTTTAAAATTGTGGTGGTATCAAACAATAATGAAGACCGGGTGAGGCGCTTTTGCCAGCCGTTAAGCATCCCGTTTATACATAAAGCGAGAAAACCGTTCCATTTTGCATTTAAGCGGGCGCAGCACATGATGAACTTGTCCTCCCGGGAAGTGGTGGTGATCGGCGACCAATTGCTGACCGATGTGCTGGGAGGCAACCGCCTGGGGTTATATACCATATTGGTTGTGCCTGTAGCGGATACAGATGGCTTTTTTACCCGCATCAACCGGCGCATTGAGCGCATTGCCTTTTATTGGATGAGAAAAAAAGGTATGCTGACCTGGGAACAAGAAGAGGGAAGGAGGTAAAGATATGGCCGTGTTCTGTACAGGATGCGGGGTGAAGTTGCAAAGTGAAAATCCTGGGCAATCAGGATATGTTCCTGCTTCAGCTTTGGAAAGGGAACAAGTCATCTGCCAGCGCTGTTTCAGAATCAAGCACTACAATGACTTGACGCCAGTACCCATGGACCATGATGAGTTCATACATATTTTGCACCGGATCGGGGAAGCGAGAGCCCTGGTGGTGAAAATTGTCGATCTGTTTGATTTTAATGGCAGCTGGCTGCCCGGTCTGATGCGTTTTGTCAATTTTAACCCTGTTGTGCTTGTCGTCAATAAAACAGACCTGTTTCCCCGTGTCAACTGGGGGCGGATTGAACAGTGGGTTCGCCGCCAAGCCAAGGAAGGGGGGCTAAAACCGGTTGACGTCGTCTTTTGCAGCGCAGAGAAGGGAACAGGTATTCAAGCATTGATGAAATCCATTGAACAGCACCGGCAGGGGGGAGATGTGTATGTAGTTGGCGCCACTAATGTGGGCAAATCGACCTTGATCAACCAGATTTTAAAGCAGGCCGGAGCGGAGAAAGCCCCGGTTTTAACCACGTCCAGATTTCCAGGAACAACATTGGATATGATTAAAATCCCCCTTGATGATGGACAGGCTCTGTATGACACCCCTGGTGTGATTAATGACCACCAAATGGCCCATTATGTCGCTTCCGAAGATTTGAAAGTCATTTTACCTAACAAGCCGCTTAAGCCTAAAGTTTACCAGCTTAATCCCCGTCAAACTTTATTTTTCGGGGGATTGGCCCGGCTGGATTTTGCGAGCGGAGAGCGTCAATCTTTTGTCTGTTATATGTCTAACGAGCTTCCTATTCACCGTACCAAATTGGAGAAAGCGGATGAATTGTATAGCAAGCACCTTGGCGGAATGTTGAGCCCTCCCGGGAATGAATCGCTAAAGGAGTG
This DNA window, taken from Caldalkalibacillus thermarum, encodes the following:
- a CDS encoding Na(+)/H(+) antiporter subunit B, which produces MRVNNVMLYTITRVVVFIILSFSIYLFFAGHHNPGGGFIGGLMTAAALLLLYLSFDLKTIKQIIPFNYTWMIAIGLLLSLGTGVASMLLGYPFLTQFFDYFDLPFLGETELATAVLFDVGIYLTVVGITLLSILTIGEDR
- the yqeH gene encoding ribosome biogenesis GTPase YqeH, whose protein sequence is MAVFCTGCGVKLQSENPGQSGYVPASALEREQVICQRCFRIKHYNDLTPVPMDHDEFIHILHRIGEARALVVKIVDLFDFNGSWLPGLMRFVNFNPVVLVVNKTDLFPRVNWGRIEQWVRRQAKEGGLKPVDVVFCSAEKGTGIQALMKSIEQHRQGGDVYVVGATNVGKSTLINQILKQAGAEKAPVLTTSRFPGTTLDMIKIPLDDGQALYDTPGVINDHQMAHYVASEDLKVILPNKPLKPKVYQLNPRQTLFFGGLARLDFASGERQSFVCYMSNELPIHRTKLEKADELYSKHLGGMLSPPGNESLKEWGPLDQHTFSLKDEPCDIVFSGLGWVAVKGTGARLTAYAPKGAGVYVRPSMI
- a CDS encoding Na+/H+ antiporter subunit A; the protein is MTLLHLAVLAPFLMAIVVPFLYRYLRQIHTGWFVLLLPVLLFAYLIQFLPSVANGESIMETMAWVPSLGINFTVYVDGLGLLFALLITGIGALVVLYSIYYLSKKTEALNNFYVYLLMFMGAMLGVVLADNLIVLYVFWELTSLASSLLIGYWFHREKSRYGAQKSMLITVFGGFAMLAGFSLLYVMAGTFSIRELIAQADVIAGHALFLPAMLLVLLGAFTKSAQFPFHIWLPDAMEAPTPVSAYLHSATMVKAGIYLVARLTPVFAGGAEWFWIVSGFGLFTLIWGSYSAIKQTDLKSILAFSTVSQLGLIMCLLGIGSSAVHFGYGSPESELYLIATLTAVFHLINHATFKGCLFMVVGIVDHETGTRDIRKLGGLMTFMPVTFTLAVVGSLSMAGLPPFNGFLSKEMFFTAVLRAAQLDIFNMETWGLLFPVIAWVASVFTFIYSMILLFKTFTGKYQPEKLDKKPHEAPVGMLVSPVILGSLVIILGFFPNVLSHTLLKPAMVSILPMLLETIDHFGVHIYMWHGFNAELMMTIGVVAAGTVLYRVMFKGESIYERLRQTDPLNHIYDSALVGLIKGSIAITRVQMTGLLRDYFAYMSVFMILLLGYATYRYQALAIDMESVAPISTYVWILAIVFILSTLSVPFINHRLTAIIAVGVIGFLLALLFVVFRAPDLALTQLLVETVMVVLFLLCFYHLPELRKESFKPIFKWTNVIISVAVGAIVTLIAFGSLAAGHHLNFEPISTYFIENSYTLAGGKNMVNVILVDFRGLDTVLEVLVLAIAALGVVTMVKLRMTGREDV
- a CDS encoding YqeG family HAD IIIA-type phosphatase, whose protein sequence is MLKQLLPDLYVPSVYDIDLEALKQRGVKGIITDLDNTLIEWDRPSATPELAEWLKKVEHMGFKIVVVSNNNEDRVRRFCQPLSIPFIHKARKPFHFAFKRAQHMMNLSSREVVVIGDQLLTDVLGGNRLGLYTILVVPVADTDGFFTRINRRIERIAFYWMRKKGMLTWEQEEGRR
- a CDS encoding Na+/H+ antiporter subunit E, encoding MAFQIVINIGIAILWMFLQNEFTFVQFTLGYVLGIVLLFVLRRFLGTRFYMERVVALVKLIALFIYELILANIDMLKIVLSPRLNITPGIVAVPTSLKTDWEKTTLAALISLTPGTLSMAFSEEGDIIYVHFIHMKDKEEAVKNIKEGFERAILEVTR
- a CDS encoding Na+/H+ antiporter subunit D gives rise to the protein MNNLVIVPILLPFIIGVVLIFFSKHRTVQHVISAVAVTMLLAVSIYLAYVVYHEGIQTLELGNWPAPFGIVLVADLFAAMMVILCAIVGFVCLFFAFKTIHPDREKFYFYPFYFFLLTGVNGAFLTGDLFNLFVFFEVMLIASYILIVFGGTKYQLRESFKYVAINIFSSILFIVGIAYLYGVTGTLNMAHIAERVAEADQQGILNVIAIVLLLVFAIKGALFPLYFWLPRSYFGPPAAIAALFGGLLTKVGIYAIIRTFTLIFTHDPAFTHNIILALAGATMFFGVLGAVSQFDFKRILSYHIISQVGYMVMGLGIYTPLALAGAIYYIAHHIIVKAALFLFAGATQKVTGTTDLHKMGGLLKTHPWLGWLFLVAALSLAGIPPLSGFFSKFALILAGLEEGRWFIVFVSLVVGLLTLFSMMKIFMYAFWREQKHSEEQARTRVSGLLWPIAPLIVLTIGLGLGAEPIFRFSLEVAEQILDPTVYIRAVLGQ
- a CDS encoding homoserine dehydrogenase, whose amino-acid sequence is MLRIGLLGLGTVGSGVYEAITTGKERLKRLLGEEVEVVSILIKDSRKERPNVPQELLVTDFESFIARKPDVVFEAIVGVDPAYFYVSYLLEHHIPVISANKELIAKRGQRLHQIASQAGTWLSYEASVAGGIPILAALKNSLKFNHISELQGILNGTTNYILTKMSQEGKSFSDVLHEAQALGYAEADPTSDVEGWDALYKLQILAYLITGSWEYSSSFTCRGISEVQAWHLKAAQKFGLTLKLTASLFRTATGVEGRVEPVFLPAGHPLAQVNGVTNAVMVTGDTVGQLVFQGPGAGKHPTASAMIEDFVFGHQQFKTGCFPAHPGRFASSEVPAPALDSNGTEQKNGAEKHQPSRHHREDYVIAFWQQTKGQREVERLVQNSQGEWLYCEQTEQFGTGLLRMTDARWREELICCPEVTLYPVLINGDEWQTTALESIQTDVESPAYT
- the mnhG gene encoding monovalent cation/H(+) antiporter subunit G; protein product: MILIEIVISIFLFIGGFFCLLGSVGLMRFPDVYGRLHAATKSATLGVICIMLSAFLYFWWQHGIFSGKILLAILFVFLTAPVAALMISRSAYRVGVPLWEKTVQDDLKTLYPPKKEQSEEKQ
- a CDS encoding Na(+)/H(+) antiporter subunit F1, whose product is MLSAVLWLVLIMMSVSILICFLRVLKGPTTADRVVALDTIGINLIGFVGLLIMVQNTLAYVEVALVIGILAFIGTIALAKFIERGTVLDLDRDRH
- a CDS encoding Na(+)/H(+) antiporter subunit C gives rise to the protein MELLMSVLVGVLFMVGTYLILTKSILRVVLGLILMSHGAHLLLLTMARLKTGAPPLLGEDALSYTDPLPQALILTAIVISFGVTAFLLVLAYRTYKEHQTDNLDQLRGSADE